From a region of the Nonlabens dokdonensis DSW-6 genome:
- a CDS encoding thioredoxin family protein: MKTLKILVTILVGALTIAFLSGMLKSSERDNLFAEKPIPNQEQVDRQEARELNAVKGYEIGDTATDFSLKNVDNSIVSLKDYEDAKGFIIIFTCNHCPYSVAYEDRIIAIDKKYKNLGYPVIAINPNNPKEYPTDSFEAMKVRAKEKGFTFPYLMDTGQKIYPQYGATKTPHVFLLQKEGEENVVKYIGAIDDNYQDASAVKNKFLENAVQSLISGETIKVKTSPAIGCRIK; encoded by the coding sequence ATGAAAACATTGAAAATATTAGTTACCATCCTTGTAGGAGCTCTTACAATAGCATTTTTATCAGGCATGTTAAAAAGCTCAGAACGTGATAACTTGTTTGCTGAAAAACCTATTCCTAATCAAGAGCAAGTGGATAGACAAGAAGCGCGTGAATTGAATGCTGTTAAAGGTTATGAAATAGGTGATACCGCAACTGATTTTTCCTTAAAGAATGTGGATAATTCTATAGTTTCTTTAAAAGACTATGAAGATGCAAAAGGCTTTATTATCATCTTTACTTGTAATCATTGTCCATACAGCGTTGCATACGAAGATCGAATTATAGCAATTGATAAAAAATATAAAAATTTAGGTTATCCTGTGATTGCCATCAATCCTAATAATCCTAAAGAATATCCTACAGACAGTTTTGAGGCTATGAAGGTTAGAGCAAAAGAAAAAGGGTTTACATTTCCATATTTGATGGATACAGGCCAGAAAATTTATCCTCAATATGGAGCAACAAAAACGCCTCATGTATTTTTATTGCAAAAAGAAGGTGAAGAGAACGTGGTTAAATATATAGGAGCTATTGATGACAACTATCAAGATGCAAGTGCGGTTAAAAATAAATTCCTTGAAAATGCCGTTCAATCACTTATTAGCGGAGAGACTATTAAAGTAAAAACATCACCAGCAATAGGGTGCAGAATAAAATAA
- a CDS encoding YkgJ family cysteine cluster protein codes for MEEFLDQLPQLAQQKKKENTAFFKKLRKKKPKGLDNEVQQIHNEVFDEVDCLTCANCCKTTGPLFTTNDINRIAKHFKMKPGNFIDQFLRIDEDQDYVLQQTPCHFLGTDNYCSIYEVRPKACREYPHTDRKKIYQIGTITVKNTAICPAAYKIVERMKEKLPL; via the coding sequence ATGGAAGAGTTTTTAGATCAGCTGCCGCAGCTAGCCCAACAAAAAAAGAAAGAAAACACAGCATTCTTTAAAAAGTTACGCAAAAAAAAGCCAAAAGGCCTCGACAACGAAGTACAACAAATACATAATGAGGTTTTTGATGAAGTGGACTGCCTGACTTGTGCTAATTGCTGTAAAACAACAGGACCTCTTTTTACCACTAACGACATCAACAGAATTGCCAAACACTTTAAAATGAAACCTGGTAATTTTATCGATCAATTTTTAAGAATTGATGAAGATCAAGATTATGTTTTACAGCAAACGCCATGTCATTTTTTAGGAACAGATAATTATTGTTCTATTTATGAAGTAAGACCTAAAGCTTGCAGGGAATATCCACACACAGATAGAAAAAAGATTTATCAAATAGGAACTATTACTGTGAAGAATACCGCTATTTGTCCTGCAGCTTACAAGATAGTAGAGCGTATGAAAGAAAAATTACCGTTATAA
- a CDS encoding MBL fold metallo-hydrolase, producing the protein MILEQYYTKCLAQGTYYIASNGEAAIIDPLREVQPYIDRAAKDGVQIKYIFLTHFHADFVSGHVDLADKTGATIVIGPNAVTSYAFAKAEHLQTFSIGDISLQLLHTPGHTMESSCYLLRDEDGKEQAIFTGDTLFIGDVGRPDLAVKSDLSTEDLAGHLFDSLRNEIMPLPDHITVYPAHGAGSACGKNMSKETSDSLGNQKKTNYALNPDLTKEDFIKEVTTGIAPPPAYFPKNVWMNKGVNSSIDEVISRGNTPLKLEAFKALANDPEFLVLDVRSPQEYTAGAVPGSLFIGLDGQFAPWVGSLIQDIDQKIILVTPQGREEETVTRLARVGYDNAQGYLTGGFETWANTGSEVSTIKNVTAQEFIDGLEDESIENPIDARKPGEYEAGHLCSVPLHTLDSVHEEVNQLDADKTYHIYCGGGYRSVIYASIAQANGINNVVNVEGGYAAIKKTDLKNQKIVATSSCSL; encoded by the coding sequence ATGATCCTAGAACAATATTATACAAAATGTCTTGCTCAAGGAACCTATTATATTGCCTCAAATGGTGAAGCTGCAATCATCGATCCCTTAAGAGAAGTACAACCTTATATCGATCGTGCTGCAAAAGACGGCGTGCAGATTAAATATATATTCCTTACTCATTTCCATGCAGACTTCGTTTCAGGTCATGTAGACCTTGCTGACAAGACTGGAGCAACCATAGTTATAGGTCCTAATGCTGTTACTAGTTACGCTTTCGCGAAAGCGGAACACCTACAAACTTTTTCCATAGGAGACATCTCATTACAATTACTGCATACTCCTGGACATACCATGGAATCTTCCTGCTACCTTCTTAGAGATGAAGATGGCAAAGAACAAGCAATATTTACCGGCGATACCTTATTTATAGGTGACGTAGGAAGACCTGATCTTGCAGTAAAATCAGATTTGAGTACAGAGGATCTAGCTGGTCACTTATTTGATTCATTAAGAAATGAAATCATGCCTTTACCAGATCACATTACTGTTTATCCAGCACATGGCGCGGGAAGCGCTTGTGGAAAAAACATGAGTAAAGAAACTAGCGATTCTTTAGGCAATCAGAAAAAAACAAACTATGCTTTAAATCCTGATCTTACCAAAGAAGATTTCATTAAAGAAGTAACTACTGGAATTGCTCCACCACCAGCCTATTTTCCTAAAAATGTATGGATGAATAAAGGAGTGAATTCGAGCATAGACGAAGTTATTTCTAGAGGAAATACTCCTTTAAAACTAGAAGCTTTTAAGGCTCTTGCAAACGATCCAGAATTTTTAGTATTAGATGTAAGATCTCCTCAAGAATATACTGCTGGTGCAGTTCCTGGATCATTATTTATAGGTCTCGATGGACAGTTTGCTCCATGGGTAGGAAGCTTGATTCAAGATATTGATCAAAAAATCATACTCGTTACTCCACAAGGTCGAGAAGAAGAAACAGTTACAAGACTAGCACGTGTAGGGTATGATAACGCACAAGGTTACTTAACTGGTGGCTTTGAAACTTGGGCAAATACTGGCTCTGAAGTTTCTACTATAAAAAATGTGACTGCTCAAGAGTTTATAGACGGGCTAGAAGATGAATCTATTGAAAATCCAATTGACGCTCGTAAACCTGGAGAATATGAAGCTGGACATTTGTGCAGCGTACCATTACATACACTTGATTCAGTACACGAAGAGGTAAATCAACTAGATGCTGATAAAACCTATCACATTTATTGTGGTGGTGGCTATCGATCGGTTATTTATGCTAGCATTGCTCAAGCAAATGGCATTAATAACGTTGTTAACGTAGAAGGCGGCTATGCTGCAATTAAAAAAACAGATTTAAAGAACCAAAAAATAGTTGCTACCAGCAGCTGTTCCTTATAA
- a CDS encoding glycoside hydrolase family 25 protein yields the protein MNRQRWIIVSLFISALVMICAVVLVERYSFKRSRKQPSNSYLHDRISKFEVQGIDISQHQGEIEWKDLSHPNPAKTIDFIFMRASVGIENDTKYQENWKKARNQNFKLGAYHYYWSNVNSAKQAAVFIKQVDLKKGDLPPVLDIEDISDVQNKKSLRKGLKNWIRIIEAHYNVKPIIYSGEAFYRDVLMPDIYFKNYPRIWIANYNKVKSPRISWSFWQFTDRMPVNGIQTLVDGNVYKDSQANFNKLFVP from the coding sequence ATGAATAGGCAAAGATGGATAATCGTTAGCCTATTCATATCGGCATTGGTCATGATTTGTGCTGTAGTTCTAGTAGAACGTTACTCGTTTAAAAGATCGAGAAAACAGCCTTCTAATTCTTACCTTCATGATCGTATTTCCAAATTTGAGGTTCAAGGAATTGATATTTCTCAACACCAAGGAGAAATAGAGTGGAAGGATTTATCTCATCCTAATCCTGCCAAAACCATTGATTTTATCTTCATGCGAGCATCTGTAGGAATTGAGAATGATACCAAATATCAAGAAAACTGGAAAAAAGCTAGAAACCAGAACTTTAAACTAGGCGCATATCATTATTACTGGAGTAATGTGAATAGTGCAAAGCAAGCTGCAGTTTTTATAAAACAAGTAGATCTTAAAAAAGGTGATTTACCGCCAGTCCTTGACATCGAAGACATTTCAGATGTACAAAACAAAAAGTCGCTAAGAAAAGGTCTTAAAAACTGGATACGAATTATAGAAGCACATTATAATGTAAAACCCATTATTTATAGTGGAGAAGCTTTTTACAGAGATGTTTTAATGCCAGATATATACTTTAAAAATTATCCTCGAATCTGGATTGCAAATTATAATAAGGTAAAATCTCCAAGGATCTCTTGGAGCTTTTGGCAATTTACAGATCGTATGCCAGTTAACGGTATTCAGACTCTAGTCGATGGAAATGTATATAAAGATTCTCAGGCTAATTTTAACAAGCTGTTTGTTCCTTAA
- the kdsA gene encoding 3-deoxy-8-phosphooctulonate synthase — protein MQLDQIAKLKNTDSDNFFLLAGPCAIEGEDMAMRIAEQVVRITSDLRIPYVFKGSFKKANRSRIDSFTGIGDLEALKILRKVSETFDIPTVTDIHEVSDAAMAAEYVDVLQIPAFLVRQTDLVVAAAETGKVVNLKKGQFMSPEAMQHAVQKVKDSGSDKAWITDRGTMFGYQDMIVDFRGIPTMRQFAPTVLDVTHSLQQPNQSSGVTGGRPEMIETIARAGIVNQVDGLFIETHFDPANAKSDGANMLDLQHLEGLLTRLVAIRKTVQSF, from the coding sequence ATGCAGCTTGATCAAATAGCAAAATTAAAAAATACAGATTCAGATAATTTCTTTTTACTTGCTGGTCCTTGCGCCATAGAAGGAGAAGACATGGCGATGAGAATTGCAGAGCAAGTAGTGAGAATTACATCAGATTTGAGAATCCCATATGTATTTAAAGGAAGTTTCAAAAAAGCAAATCGCAGTCGCATTGATAGTTTTACTGGTATAGGCGATCTGGAAGCACTTAAAATATTACGCAAAGTATCTGAAACTTTTGATATTCCTACGGTAACTGATATTCATGAAGTAAGTGACGCTGCAATGGCTGCTGAATATGTGGATGTTTTACAGATTCCAGCCTTTCTTGTTAGACAAACAGACCTTGTAGTTGCTGCAGCTGAAACTGGCAAAGTTGTCAATCTCAAAAAAGGACAGTTCATGTCCCCTGAAGCGATGCAACATGCCGTACAAAAGGTAAAAGATTCTGGAAGCGACAAAGCATGGATCACCGATCGTGGTACGATGTTCGGATATCAAGATATGATTGTAGACTTTAGAGGAATTCCTACTATGAGACAGTTTGCCCCTACTGTTTTAGATGTTACACATAGTCTACAACAACCTAATCAATCTAGCGGCGTTACTGGTGGAAGACCAGAAATGATTGAAACCATTGCAAGAGCGGGAATAGTAAATCAAGTAGACGGTTTATTTATTGAAACGCACTTTGATCCTGCAAATGCAAAAAGTGATGGTGCAAATATGTTAGACTTACAGCACCTAGAAGGTTTACTAACTAGATTAGTGGCTATTAGAAAAACGGTTCAATCGTTTTAA
- a CDS encoding rhodanese-like domain-containing protein yields the protein MKQATNFFLGLLFMTLLNSCFTDNAGVINVVSVEEAAELMDLNEVKVIDVRSEIQYSSKHINKAINIEVENDDLNAILDEMDKNEPLLVYCNKGGQSERCAKVLQEKGFKLIYDLDGGIAKWEESGREVIVKN from the coding sequence GTGAAACAGGCAACCAATTTCTTTTTAGGGTTATTATTTATGACTTTGCTTAACAGTTGCTTTACTGATAATGCAGGTGTCATAAATGTAGTGTCAGTAGAAGAAGCGGCAGAACTCATGGACCTCAACGAGGTTAAGGTGATTGATGTACGTAGTGAGATTCAATACAGCAGTAAGCACATTAACAAGGCGATCAACATAGAGGTAGAAAATGATGACCTCAATGCGATCCTTGATGAAATGGATAAAAATGAACCATTACTCGTTTATTGTAACAAAGGTGGTCAAAGTGAACGTTGCGCCAAAGTACTGCAAGAAAAAGGGTTCAAGCTTATTTATGACTTAGACGGTGGTATTGCAAAGTGGGAAGAAAGTGGTAGAGAAGTAATTGTTAAAAATTAA
- a CDS encoding universal stress protein encodes MKTILLPTDFSETSINAVAYAVQLFKKQHCTFIILNTYQPVAVFTATTYGNNPELDMNLGQLFQEKSETKVQEIIKQMSTTYANSLHTFEGRSSFNLLSLEIEEIVVENDIDVIIMGTNGASGLTEVFIGSQTMQVIKAAKTPVIGVPAGSVFKDPNKILFTTDYNINKYQNGLPLLQDISNNYSPELIFLNVYKGQALTSQQKGNKDSLDEYFENDHHLTHILESRDVLEAIKGYESTHEIDMVVLVRNKHNFFENLMFKPVVQKIVHHSKVPFLILPPDQSA; translated from the coding sequence ATGAAAACAATTCTTTTACCTACCGATTTTTCAGAAACATCTATAAATGCTGTTGCATACGCAGTACAGCTTTTTAAGAAGCAACATTGTACGTTTATAATACTCAACACCTATCAACCAGTTGCCGTTTTTACCGCAACGACTTATGGAAATAATCCAGAACTAGACATGAATTTGGGTCAATTATTTCAAGAAAAATCTGAGACTAAAGTTCAAGAGATCATTAAGCAAATGTCTACGACGTATGCTAATTCCTTGCATACTTTTGAAGGACGATCTTCATTTAATTTATTAAGTCTAGAAATAGAAGAGATAGTAGTTGAGAATGATATCGATGTGATAATTATGGGAACAAATGGAGCATCTGGATTGACCGAAGTTTTTATTGGTTCCCAAACTATGCAAGTAATTAAAGCCGCAAAAACACCAGTGATAGGCGTACCAGCAGGTAGCGTCTTTAAAGATCCTAATAAAATACTATTTACTACAGATTACAATATTAATAAGTATCAAAATGGATTGCCATTATTACAAGATATTTCAAATAACTATTCTCCTGAGCTCATATTTTTAAACGTATATAAAGGTCAGGCATTAACATCACAGCAAAAGGGAAACAAAGACTCACTAGATGAGTATTTTGAAAACGACCATCACTTAACCCATATTTTAGAAAGCAGAGATGTTCTTGAGGCAATTAAAGGATATGAGTCTACTCATGAGATAGACATGGTGGTATTAGTGCGCAACAAGCATAACTTTTTTGAAAACCTTATGTTTAAACCTGTTGTTCAAAAAATTGTACATCACTCTAAAGTTCCATTTTTAATTTTGCCGCCAGATCAATCGGCGTAA
- a CDS encoding TlpA family protein disulfide reductase produces the protein MKKLLIFLTIIILITSCDNRPISKVEKMGQEGLRQTVQPSKEKIKVINFWATWCAPCVEELPHFEDLGSRYQDKIEVILISLDEAQKIDTAVQPFLEENKIKSTVLLLDDPYAAEWIPVVDEHWDGAIPVTLIVSKDKKQFYNKALTQEQLEDAINTFL, from the coding sequence ATGAAAAAACTGTTAATCTTTCTTACAATAATCATTTTAATCACATCTTGTGACAACAGACCTATATCTAAGGTAGAAAAAATGGGGCAAGAAGGATTACGACAAACAGTTCAACCAAGCAAAGAGAAAATTAAAGTTATTAATTTCTGGGCAACATGGTGCGCACCTTGCGTAGAAGAACTTCCTCATTTTGAAGATTTAGGTTCTAGATATCAAGATAAAATTGAAGTTATTTTGATTTCTCTTGACGAAGCACAGAAAATAGATACGGCAGTTCAACCTTTTTTAGAAGAAAATAAAATTAAATCTACCGTACTACTATTAGATGATCCGTACGCAGCCGAATGGATTCCTGTAGTAGATGAACATTGGGACGGCGCGATTCCAGTGACTCTGATCGTATCAAAAGACAAAAAGCAATTCTACAATAAAGCACTTACCCAAGAACAGTTGGAAGATGCCATAAACACTTTCTTATGA
- a CDS encoding DUF2059 domain-containing protein, giving the protein MKKSIYLFIALSFCFLSTNAQKEESYQSLMMEYFEVSGINTEYEAAYDGMVKMLQDAYQTQEVPTETWQKIYDGKSASVAKFKGILASEYRSIFEDKEDIRNLINFYRSSTGVQYKKDRSGMTKGQQAELTAFKNSNTGKKLFNRVDQINKAKESSSIYWSRELMCNVTTLLKTQGY; this is encoded by the coding sequence ATGAAAAAGTCCATTTATTTATTTATCGCTTTATCGTTTTGTTTTTTAAGTACAAACGCTCAAAAAGAAGAATCCTATCAATCTTTGATGATGGAGTACTTTGAAGTAAGTGGCATCAATACAGAGTATGAAGCCGCTTACGATGGAATGGTAAAAATGTTGCAAGACGCTTATCAAACACAAGAAGTGCCCACTGAAACATGGCAAAAAATTTACGACGGAAAAAGTGCTTCGGTAGCAAAGTTTAAAGGGATTCTAGCTTCCGAATACCGAAGCATTTTTGAAGATAAAGAAGACATACGTAATTTAATAAATTTTTATCGCTCTTCAACAGGAGTTCAATATAAAAAAGACCGTTCTGGAATGACTAAAGGTCAACAAGCAGAACTAACTGCCTTTAAAAACTCCAACACTGGCAAGAAATTATTCAATAGAGTTGATCAAATTAATAAGGCAAAAGAAAGTTCTAGTATTTACTGGTCGCGTGAATTAATGTGTAATGTTACTACTCTGCTTAAAACACAGGGCTATTAG
- the ffh gene encoding signal recognition particle protein, producing the protein MFDNLTDKLDKAMHVLKGHGSITEVNVADTLKEIRRALVDADVNYKIAKEFTSRAKEKALGQGVLTTLKPGQLLTKIVKDELTELMGGDAIGLNLSGNPTVILMSGLQGSGKTTFSGKLANFLKNKKSKKPLLVACDIYRPAAIDQLHVVGESVGVEVFSNREEKNPVKISEAAIAYAKANGFNAVIIDTAGRLAVDEQMMTEIADVHAAIKPQETLFVVDAMTGQDAVNTAKAFNDRLNFDGVVLTKLDGDTRGGAALSIKTVVNKPIKFIGTGEKMEALDVFYPERMADRILGMGDVVSLVERAQEQYDEEEARKLSKKIAKNQFGFDDFLSQIQQIKKMGNMKDLMGMIPGAGKMLKDVDIDDDAFKGIEAIIHSMTVEERTKPQVINGSRKKRIAKGSGTTVTEVNQLLKQFDQMSKMMKMMQGGKGKAMMNALGKMR; encoded by the coding sequence ATGTTTGATAATTTAACTGACAAACTCGATAAAGCTATGCACGTCCTTAAGGGACATGGAAGCATTACCGAAGTTAACGTTGCAGATACTCTTAAAGAAATACGTCGTGCCTTAGTTGATGCTGACGTCAACTATAAAATAGCTAAAGAGTTTACTTCTCGAGCTAAAGAAAAAGCCCTAGGTCAAGGTGTACTTACTACATTAAAACCAGGACAATTACTCACTAAAATTGTAAAAGATGAGCTTACTGAGCTCATGGGTGGTGATGCTATAGGATTAAACCTCAGTGGAAATCCTACGGTCATTTTAATGTCTGGACTTCAAGGATCTGGTAAAACAACTTTTTCTGGAAAGCTTGCAAATTTTTTGAAGAACAAAAAAAGTAAAAAACCACTTCTTGTTGCTTGTGACATTTATCGTCCAGCGGCAATAGATCAATTACACGTTGTAGGAGAAAGCGTAGGCGTAGAAGTATTTTCTAATCGTGAAGAGAAAAACCCAGTTAAAATATCTGAAGCTGCAATTGCTTATGCCAAAGCAAACGGTTTTAATGCAGTAATCATAGATACTGCTGGTCGTCTGGCTGTAGATGAGCAAATGATGACCGAGATAGCAGATGTTCATGCTGCTATAAAACCTCAAGAAACACTATTTGTCGTGGATGCGATGACCGGTCAAGATGCGGTAAACACTGCAAAAGCTTTTAATGATCGTCTTAACTTTGACGGTGTTGTACTTACTAAATTAGACGGTGATACACGCGGTGGTGCTGCCCTATCGATTAAAACAGTAGTTAATAAACCTATTAAGTTTATAGGTACCGGTGAGAAAATGGAAGCTCTGGATGTTTTCTATCCAGAACGTATGGCAGATCGTATCCTAGGAATGGGAGACGTTGTCTCACTTGTGGAACGCGCACAAGAGCAGTACGACGAGGAAGAGGCTCGTAAATTGAGTAAGAAAATTGCCAAAAATCAATTTGGCTTTGATGATTTCCTTTCTCAAATCCAGCAAATCAAGAAGATGGGTAATATGAAAGATCTTATGGGTATGATTCCTGGTGCAGGAAAAATGCTTAAAGATGTTGATATAGATGATGATGCTTTTAAAGGAATAGAAGCTATTATACACTCCATGACTGTTGAGGAGCGCACAAAACCACAAGTTATAAACGGTTCTCGTAAAAAACGTATTGCAAAAGGTAGCGGTACAACAGTAACAGAAGTAAATCAATTACTGAAGCAATTTGACCAGATGAGTAAAATGATGAAGATGATGCAAGGTGGTAAAGGAAAAGCAATGATGAACGCCTTAGGGAAAATGCGTTAG
- a CDS encoding bifunctional 5,10-methylenetetrahydrofolate dehydrogenase/5,10-methenyltetrahydrofolate cyclohydrolase, producing MTILDGKKTSNDIKNEITEIVQEMKNKGEKVPHLAAVIVGNDGASLTYVGSKVRACERVGFESTMVRMPNTTSETELLREIEKLNDNPEIDGFIVQLPLPKQIDTQKVLMAVDPDKDVDGFHPTNFGRMALDMSTFIPATPFGILELMDRYGVETQGKHTVVIGRSHIVGRPMSILMGRKGFPGNSTVTLTHSHTKNITQITSQADIIITALGVPGFLKAEMVKDDAVIIDVGITRVPDDSRERGYYITGDVDFENVSKKASYITPVPGGVGPMTIAMLLKNTLLARERHRAADR from the coding sequence ATGACTATTCTAGACGGAAAAAAGACCAGTAACGACATTAAGAACGAGATCACAGAAATCGTTCAAGAAATGAAAAATAAAGGTGAAAAAGTACCTCATCTAGCAGCGGTTATAGTTGGGAATGATGGTGCAAGTCTCACTTATGTAGGCTCTAAAGTACGCGCCTGTGAGCGTGTAGGTTTTGAAAGCACGATGGTGCGCATGCCTAATACAACGAGCGAGACCGAGTTGTTACGAGAAATTGAAAAGCTCAATGATAATCCAGAAATTGATGGCTTCATCGTTCAGTTACCACTACCTAAACAAATAGATACTCAAAAAGTATTGATGGCAGTGGATCCTGATAAAGATGTAGATGGCTTCCATCCTACTAACTTTGGTAGAATGGCTTTAGACATGAGTACTTTTATTCCTGCTACACCATTTGGAATTTTGGAATTAATGGACCGCTACGGAGTAGAAACCCAAGGAAAACACACTGTAGTTATAGGTAGATCGCATATTGTAGGAAGACCTATGAGTATATTAATGGGAAGAAAAGGTTTTCCAGGGAACTCCACCGTAACACTTACTCATAGTCATACTAAGAATATTACACAAATCACTTCTCAAGCAGATATTATTATCACAGCGTTAGGCGTTCCAGGATTCCTTAAGGCCGAAATGGTGAAAGACGATGCTGTCATTATAGACGTAGGTATTACAAGAGTTCCAGATGACTCAAGAGAGAGAGGCTATTACATTACCGGCGATGTCGATTTTGAAAACGTTTCTAAAAAAGCAAGCTATATTACTCCAGTTCCTGGAGGCGTAGGTCCTATGACGATCGCAATGTTACTTAAAAACACATTATTAGCAAGAGAGAGACATAGAGCCGCAGATCGATAA
- a CDS encoding cytochrome-c peroxidase has protein sequence MNYRVYLLALIIGAIISCDTSEESGDYIPTDQAILESAFGTNIDLTQSIDYRNTSVPTYIRFSNTGNAIENEKAVLGRILFYDKQLSVDNSISCASCHKQENAFSDTAVASLGVNGLTGRHSMRLINTGYRTGTNFFWNERVNSLSAQVTQPIRDHIEMGFSGTNGAPSFNDLLLKLSAIDYYQVMFNYVYEDQAITEERLQECLSQFVLSIQSFDSKYDEGLSMTGNPGPPFPNYNMSENRGKFLFTTGPQNGGAGCVSCHAPPEFAIKDDIHNNGVIATIADPNVFDHNNTRSPSLRDLENPDGNLNGPLMHNGSFSSLLAMIDHYDNIDITNQQLLDPLLFDGRGSNGLVGQNLNLSDNDKQALANFLRTLTGNDVYTNVKWSNPFVNQ, from the coding sequence ATGAATTACAGAGTTTATCTTCTAGCTTTAATAATAGGTGCTATCATTTCTTGCGATACCTCTGAGGAGTCAGGAGATTACATCCCTACAGACCAAGCGATTCTAGAAAGTGCTTTTGGAACAAATATAGATCTTACCCAAAGTATCGATTATCGCAATACAAGCGTTCCCACATATATAAGATTCTCAAATACCGGAAATGCGATAGAAAATGAAAAAGCCGTTTTAGGGCGTATTTTATTTTATGATAAACAATTATCTGTAGATAATTCTATATCATGTGCTAGCTGCCATAAACAAGAAAACGCTTTTAGCGATACGGCAGTTGCCAGTTTAGGTGTTAACGGACTGACGGGAAGACACAGTATGAGGTTGATAAATACTGGTTATAGAACTGGCACTAATTTTTTCTGGAATGAAAGAGTAAACTCTTTAAGTGCTCAGGTTACTCAACCTATAAGAGATCATATAGAAATGGGATTTAGTGGTACAAATGGAGCACCTAGCTTTAATGATTTACTATTGAAACTATCAGCAATCGATTATTATCAAGTAATGTTTAATTACGTTTATGAAGATCAAGCTATAACCGAAGAACGACTGCAAGAGTGCTTATCTCAATTTGTGTTGAGCATACAATCATTTGACTCCAAGTATGATGAAGGACTTTCAATGACTGGAAATCCTGGACCACCATTTCCTAACTACAATATGTCGGAGAATAGAGGTAAATTTTTATTCACCACAGGTCCCCAAAATGGAGGCGCCGGTTGCGTGAGCTGTCATGCTCCACCAGAATTTGCAATTAAAGATGATATTCACAATAATGGAGTTATAGCAACTATTGCAGATCCTAATGTTTTTGATCACAACAACACCAGATCGCCTTCACTTAGAGACTTAGAAAATCCCGATGGCAATCTTAATGGACCTCTTATGCATAACGGCTCGTTTTCATCATTACTGGCTATGATCGATCATTACGATAATATTGATATTACAAATCAGCAGTTGCTTGATCCACTTTTATTTGATGGAAGAGGTTCAAACGGTCTAGTGGGACAAAATTTAAACCTGTCAGATAATGATAAACAAGCCCTGGCAAATTTCTTGAGAACACTAACAGGAAACGATGTTTATACTAATGTCAAATGGAGTAATCCATTTGTAAATCAATAA
- a CDS encoding rhodanese-like domain-containing protein: MTDLSNQEWKEKTAADSNYIIIDVRTDEEVSEGIIPGALHYDIFKPQEFMNAMNDMDAEKNYYVYCRAGSRSSQACQVMESLGLKNTYNLSGGFSNWDGDTSNLDK, from the coding sequence ATGACAGATCTTAGTAACCAAGAGTGGAAAGAAAAAACTGCTGCTGATTCAAATTATATTATAATTGATGTGCGAACTGATGAAGAAGTAAGCGAAGGTATTATCCCAGGTGCACTGCATTATGATATTTTCAAGCCTCAAGAGTTTATGAACGCTATGAATGATATGGATGCAGAAAAGAATTACTACGTGTACTGTCGTGCAGGAAGTCGTAGCTCTCAAGCATGTCAAGTGATGGAATCCTTAGGCTTGAAAAACACCTACAATCTTTCAGGAGGTTTTAGCAATTGGGATGGTGACACTTCAAATCTGGACAAGTGA